Genomic window (Campylobacter sp. RM16704):
TAAAAATACACATTCACCTTTTTCAAGCTCAAAATTTACAGGTTTTAGAGCAAATTTTTCATTATATGCAAAAGACACATCTTTAAAGCAGAGTTTTTGCCAAGCTTTTTTGTTTTGATTAAACTTAAATTCATGAGTATAGTTTTCTAAGTTTAAATTTGAAATTTTATCTAAAGCTATTTTTGCCATTAAAAGCGTAGGAAAACTTCCTATCATAGTAGCCAATGGTGCTCTTAAAAAAAGCACACTTAAAGCAATGGTTGTAGCATTTTGCAAACTTGCAAGTTCGTATCTTAATGCAAGAAAAAATTCAACTCCTACTAAAGCTAGCATAGCACTATTGCTCCAATTGTTTGACAAAATATGCAAGATATTTCCCATAGTAGAACTTTTTTTCTTTTTTAGAGCATTTTTTTCAAATTCATTTTCATAGTAATGCTTTGCCCTTAAAGGATTAAGTATTAATTCCTTATGACCTTGTAAAATATTTTGATAGTTTTTTTGTAAAGCATCATCATTTTCCCTAGCATTTTTAAAATAAAAATACACCTTACCCATTAAAAAATTATCCACTATAAAAACACAAATTATCCATACCACACATAAAAAGAAAATTTCTAACGAAAGATAAGCTATATAAGCACTTACGCAAACAATCAAAACACTTGATTGTATAAATTCAGGAAGTCTTAAAAGCCCAAAAGAAATACTACGCACATCATTATTTAAAGAGGCTAAAATCTTTGCTTTTGTGGTATTTAAAATGCTTAAAACACTAGTATCTAAAATTTGTTTTACAACTCTTCTTTGCATTTTAAAAATAAAACTTTGCCCAAAAGCACTTAAAACAATCTCCACGCAAGAAGAACTAGCAAAAAACAAAAACAATAAAAGCACAAAATAAACAATAACACTAGAATTTTCAAGACTAGACTTTAGTAAAAACTCGTTGATAAAAACTAAAGTTAAAACCCCTAATATACTTGTCAATATACTAAAAATCAAAAAAACTATAATTTTAAATTTATTTTCTTTAAATAAAACCAACAAAAAAGCCACAAAACACCTTTCAAATTTAAACGGCTTAGATTTATAAATATTATAACTAATTTTCAAATCCTTATTTATTAGTCATTATATTTACTCCATAAAAGCGATATTAATTCACTATCAATCATTCCTAAGCTTAAATTTATAAACATAATATTAACATTTCCTAATATAAACTATTAATTAGTTATTATTATTAATACTATTAATAATTTATATAATTACAAACATAAACACACAACAATAAATATTTTTTGAAAGGACTTTTTCAATGAATACAAATTTATCTAAAAAATACTCTATGGGGGGGGGGAACGATAGTTTTCGTTTTAGCCTAACTTCTTTACATTATAAAAAATCCAATCTTTTAAAACTTTCTTTATTAACCATTCTTTCAATCAATTCTTTATATGCAGCTACCCAAGCAAATTATGATAAAACTTTAAATGCTTATGTAATTAAAAAACATAGTTTTAATAATGAAAGTGTATATGATTATACTAATAATACTTATAAATTTTTAAATGGTATAAATTATTATGGTCAAATGGCTACTAATAAAAACCTTTCTAATATTACTTTAATTTATGATAATCCTAAATCTGCAAAAAACAATAATATAAGTGATATGATATTAAAACAAGAAATCCTTACTCCAAGTATTAAAGAAGATATATTTGTAGTTAATGGCTTTCATGGAGCATATTCTATTAATGATATTATTAGTCAAGTAAGCTATATACCTTTTTTAGTTTCTGCTTATGTATTTAATGCTAAAGCTAATAATAATACTTTAATGTTAAAAACAGGAGAGCTTTCTTCAGTATATTATTTAAAACCTAGCAATAAAGATATAATGAATCCTAAAGCTAGTGGATATGATAATAAATATAATTTCTTAATCACTCCAGCTATAGCTAGAAAGGGTGAAGCTAATAATAATACTTTAATTTACTCCAAAGATACCTATGTTAATATGGGTGTTGAAAACACCTATACTCTTCCTTTAAATGGTGCTCCTTATGTAGTAGGTGCTTTTGGTATTGATGCTAATGTAAATTATAATAGTGTTATACTCAATAAAGGAGCAAAACTAGACTTTCATGCTACCCCCTATAAGCAAAACATCTTAGGTGATAATGTATTTGATGAGAGAATGACTCATATAGTAGGTGCTATGACTTATAATGGGAATGCTAAAAATAATAAAGTTGTATTAGATGGAGCTACTTTAATTATCCATGGACCAAGTGGATCTTATTCAACATCAGCTGCTACTCATTTAGCAGGAGCCTTTGTAGATGTAAATAATAACCAAAACTATGAAGTAAGTAATAATAATGTATTCATTAATGATTTAAAACTAGATTTAAGAGTAGATACTAAAAATACTCCATTAGCTTATAATGCTGTATTAAATGGAGAAGTTTATGGTGGTAAGATAGTTCAAGGTAGCTCTAATAAAAATACTATAGAGATTAAAGACTTACAAACCTTACTTGCTCTTAATACCAATGTAGAAGTAAAAGCACTCTTAGACTTTTATGCAGGTATTACTAAAAATGGTTATGCTAATGATAATAGCATTAATGTTCATCTTAAAAAACCTTTTGAAATTAATGCTAATTTTACAGGTAAGAATGAATTTAATTTTTATGGTGGAGTAGCTACTAAAGGTGCTAATAGAAATAGTATTAATATAAAAGGAGATTTAACTCAAGAAAGTGTAGTAGAAAACTACCAAGATAAAATTCAAATCACAGCAGCTACTACAGCTAGTGGTAAAGCAAATAATAATAAAATTACTCTAAGCTCTTCTAATATCTCTATGCCTTTATATTTATATGGAGTAGCTAAAACTACTTTAGACAATAAAGACTATTATGCAAATAGTGCTAATGCTAA
Coding sequences:
- a CDS encoding multidrug ABC transporter permease/ATP-binding protein, with translation MAFLLVLFKENKFKIIVFLIFSILTSILGVLTLVFINEFLLKSSLENSSVIVYFVLLLFLFFASSSCVEIVLSAFGQSFIFKMQRRVVKQILDTSVLSILNTTKAKILASLNNDVRSISFGLLRLPEFIQSSVLIVCVSAYIAYLSLEIFFLCVVWIICVFIVDNFLMGKVYFYFKNARENDDALQKNYQNILQGHKELILNPLRAKHYYENEFEKNALKKKKSSTMGNILHILSNNWSNSAMLALVGVEFFLALRYELASLQNATTIALSVLFLRAPLATMIGSFPTLLMAKIALDKISNLNLENYTHEFKFNQNKKAWQKLCFKDVSFAYNEKFALKPVNFELEKGECVFLIGKNGSGKSTFSMILAGLFTDFKGEIFLDDEKITAENIYEYRSLISAIFSDFHLFEHVLEDDKFSKKDLAYWLELLELSEKVELVGNTFSTIKLSAGQKKRLAMLNALLEKRDILILDEWAADQDPMFRKFFYTKLLPLLKQKGITIFAITHDDVYFDIADRILLAQNGEICELKGDIKELAKNVVEKF